CTGGCCAATTTAAAAATCGGGTCTCAGAGGGGCGGCCGGGTTAGTTTGTATCTGCCAAAACAAGGAGGTGCCCGGTGGCACTTTAGAGACGAACGGATTTATGTGGGCGCAAGCTTCGGGGGGTCAAACCCACTTCAGCAGAGTAGGCTTCGTCCTGGAGCAGAAGTGACAGAGGCGGGGATGTGTGTGCACTGCAGGTTGCACCTCTACAAACTGagactctggtccggcaacatccgtggtcctgcaggaccatggatgttccaggatcagagagtcccgatGCTCTGCGCATGAAGGGGGTGAAAGCCGGACGCAATGTGCGAGGGGGGGAGCCCCAAATGAGACCCACGTAGGTTCCCCGGGGAGACTGATTCGTGGCTCAGCTGAgccgtggggggcagaggggaggggcggcaAGTCCAGTGTGCTGCCCAGTTGGGCTGCCCAGGGGAGCCAGGGAGCCTGGTGGGGCCACAGGACAGAGAGTAGGGCCAATAGCAGGCGGgctagaaatgacctcccctcgtctggcaaaatccctcactgGGGACCAGtcgggtcccgagggtgccggaccagggaggtccaacctgtagcatatCAGCGGCTGgcagtgagccacatccaccctgcccTGAGTCGGCCTTGTTCACACCGGCCCGACACTTGATCAGTAACTCCCTTCTTTGGATGTGCTAGTACAGATCTATCCCcgcctctgtgatttccactccagcgcgtctgaggaagtgggtttgaccCACAAAGCTCGTGCCCAAATCAATCTGTTCCTCTCCAAGGTGCCACCGGGCTCCTCCTTAGTTTTTTAAAATTGGGCCCCAGAGGGAAAGCAGGAGAGACCTCGAATGCGAAACTGGACTGACAGCGTTGGAGACCGCCGGCCTCTGACGAGAAGGGGAAATCCAAGGAGTGGGAATGCAAccgcccttcctcctcccaacaCACGCAGCTGGCTCCATCCCTCCCTGGAATGCCCCACCAGCTTGGTCTCTGGTGCGCTCTAGGGGAGGAGGCTTCACCCCGCATCCCCCACCCCGTGTGCTCTCTGGTGCCTAGGGACAAGGCCTGCCCCAGCGGCGATACCCCACCTCCTTCTTATCCTTGGACTTGTCGATCTCCTTCTTGAGCAGCTCCACCCTCTTGAAGGACTCCTTGCTGTCGGTGCTGTACACCAGCACGTAGCCGTCCGTGCAGGAGAAGCAGTGCTTGGGAAGCTCCAAGCCGTCCCTCAGGCCCCGGGTGTCGTAGAAACGCACCTGCTCGCGCACCCCTCGGTCCGTCTCTATCGAGCCCACGTAGATGTCCTCCTGGGTTTCTATCATCTCAGAACCTGCGGAGAAGACGGCGTGTGGAGGGTGGAGGTGGGTAACGGACAGCATCTGCAAGGACAGTGGGCTGCAGTGttccactgggctgggagtcaggatgcCTGCCacctattcctgcctctgccactgatctgctgAGCGACCATGACCATGTCCCTTcaccttcctgtgcctcagtttccccttccagcctttagaacataagaacttaagaacagccagactgggtcagagcaaaggtccacctagccagtgtcctgtcttctgacagtggccaactccagatgccccaaagggaatgaacaaaacagggaatcagcaactgatccctctcctgtcacccatttccagcctctaacaaacagaggctagggacaccattcctacccatcctgactaacagccattaatgaacccatcctccatgaatgtatcaggttcttttttgaaccctgttaaagtcacagcatcctctggcaaggagttccgcaggttgcccgtgcactgtgtgaagaaatatctccttttgtttgtttgaaacctgctccctattaatttcatttggtgactcctaattTTTGTGTGcatgttcccataacacaacTTTTCCGTATTCATTTcctccacaccggtcatgatgtttatagacctctatcctatccccccttcatTGTCTCTTTTCCCAGCTTTGTGTGCTCTGTTCAGGCTGtgagctctctggggcagagcctggcccaATGGCGCTCCTAGGTACCACAGAACAACAGCTGGACCTGTCTCATACTCTGCTCCTTGCTCATTCAGTTTACAGCGGCCCTGTTGGGGCTCTCTGCCTCTAGAAGGCCACAGTCCCAAACGGTTTCctaacttatgaggagaggctgagggatttgggcttatttagtctgcaaaggagaagagttgggggggggggggtttgagagTAGCCTTCAattccctgaaggggggttccaaagagagaggctgttctcaggagcggcagatggcagaacaaggagcagtggtctcgagttgcagtgggggaggtctaggttggatagtcggaaaaactctttccctaggagggtggggaagcactgggatgggttccctagggagggggtggaatctccatccctagaggtttttaagtctcggcttgacaaagccctggctgggttgattgagttgggcttggtccagcttggagcagggggttggacttgatgactcctggggtctcttctaGCCCTCGGATTCTATTTACTCTCCCCACCTGGGACAAACCGGCTGCCGccatcccctgcctctccctgcacgGCTGCGTCTGCCTCCCTCGCGTACTTGCACTAATCTATTTGAATTGTGGGGTTTGCACTGGAGGGCTGGCCGGGTTCCACTTGAGTTTGCTCTGGGatgcagatgggggagggggggcgggtcAGTGCCGAtttgttatcgtagggtctctcgTCAACAGCGGGACTCGGCGCTGAGCTGTTCTTGGCAGGGTGCGGGTCTTTGTGAAAAGCCACGGCCGAGCCCTTTGCGATGCAACCTGTCAAGAGCGGTGAGGGCTGCAGGAGGCCCCCTTgctgctccccttcctctccatgcCCCACACGTACCGACCACATGGTTCCCATAGAGAAGCTGCTCCAAGATGGACGTTTTCCCGACCGAGGCTTGGCCGCAAACCACCACCTTGCAGCTCTTCCCCATCGGGGGGTCTCTGTTCTGGGGACGGAAGAGCAGGAGGTTCAAAGTCGAGTCAGCTGGGCGAAGCtacaggctggagagaggcacgGTTCCCTGGGCCACCCAGTGCTCGGCACTGCCACAGGGGAGAGAGAATCCGAGAAACACAGGGTTGGAGGGGAATGCCAGAGAGCATctcacccaacccccctgcactgagcctggTCCCTTCCTCCCTGGGCCAGCGgggggtggggcactgctgggcgACGTGACTCGGAAGTGTCTTTGTGATGTTGCATGTAAGTTCTACTGCCCTATAGTAGCCCTGAgtacgtgcctcagtttccctgggcactgcgcCAATACCTAGATGGTGATGGGAATCCGGGGTGTGACTTCCATTGAGGGAGGCCGCCGCAGCCTCGTCATCACCTGAGCCCAGGAGGGGGTgcgaccaggtgacaccttttgtcCCGGAAGCAGGACAATGGCCGCCTGGCTGCGGGGGCCGGGACCAGGAGCCGGGAGCGGGTTAATCTCAGCTGACTGCGGAGGCAGGGGGACTGTACCGACTGCTTCGggttcctgtgctgacaagtTCGTTCTGTGCTGTGTCCCTGTTGACTAATAACCCTTCTGTTCTGCCTGTTGGCCGAGAGTCACAGAGGGGCTgcggttggggggcagggcctggtgacGCCCCACCCCTCCGTGGcactggtggcagcggtgggaggcactgcaccccgtggacgGCGCATCCGGCAGCAAGTGACTGGGGCGCAGTAGCACAAAGGGGGACTAGCAAGACCCAGGCGTGCCGAAGGCCAGAGAGGAGTTCCAGGGGGTGGAGGAGCCCGCGGTTGAACACGAGAGCGTGGTCCCCGAGAAGGGGTGTCACACTCGAGGAGGGGTTCCTCCTGGAGACCACAGGAATCAGTTCCAGGAGGTGGAGGGGACTAACCCCCTGCAAGGCATTGCGACCCTCACCAAGGCTGACTCACCGAAGGGGTTCTTCCTTGGAATTGGAGGGCGCTGCATGTGCAGGCCTGTGGATTCGCAACACCTTGGGAACAGCGGGGAGAGGGCCTGTCTCCTTAAGGATATCGAGCTGTGCCACGGGAGAGCACTGCACATTGGGAAGTTCCCCACATCCCAGCTAGTTGCCCTGCTGAGTGAGGTCAGTGCTGGAaggtcccctcctccctcccaggggaCATGTGGACAAGCCCTGAAGAGCTGAGCTCCCATCTGCATGAGCATTAAAGACACCTCGGAACACTTCCGGGAAGAAGCTGGATGTTCCTGGGGGCCCCTGGCCCAaactccccctccacccaccGTTGTGCTGTGGGGTTgccaccctccaccccagaggaagctgcatttcaCAGACCAGTACACAGCATGGGGGTGGCAAATAGTTTTCACACCCAGACAAGGGTGTTGGGAGACATCTGAGCCCAAACCCTGCGCTGGTAAGGGGCAGAGGGAAAATCAACTGTGCAGGTCTGCCACTGGACTAAGGAGATGGGGGTTCActtcccagctgtgccacaggCTCCCTGGGTGGCCATGGGCAAGTCTCTTCACCTTGCAGTACTTCCGTTCCCCATCTCCCAAAGAGGGACCAATCTCTCCTGCCTCCATGAATAGTTTTGGGGCTCAGTTTCCACTGGGCTAGGAAATGATTCACTAGGTTTTTTCTATCTCATAAGCCCCcctttccacacacacactggctacgtctacactggcatgattttccgggaaaagttttccgttaaaagcattttcggaaaagcacgtctagattggcaggatgcttttccgtaaaagcactttttgcggaaaagcgtccgtggccaatcaagacgcggttttccacaaaaaagccccgatcgccattttcgtgatcggggcttttttgcggacaACAATACTatgctgactacactggcccttttgcacaaaagtctttcggaaaaagacttttgcccgaacaggagcagcatagcatttccggaaaagcactgacgatcttacagaagatcgtcagtgcttttccggaaattcaaatggctagtgtagacagctggcaagacagatgattttgcggaaaaacttgccagtctagacacagccactgtgatcCACGCTGGGGAGCACTGATGGCATATCCTGCATTCCCCctattctacaccccccccccccttctgtgcaAATGCATGCTCCTTGAGATTTCGGCTCAGGAACAAACCAACGAAGGTGCTGGAAGTAGGGGGGTTGCAATCGCTGCaaggcaggggagtggggcagcacagggctagaCTGGTCCAGGCCCTGATCCTCactgcagcctgggcatgctaATGAGCCCAGCTGTCAGGCTGGACTCCCAGAG
This genomic interval from Pelodiscus sinensis isolate JC-2024 chromosome 29, ASM4963464v1, whole genome shotgun sequence contains the following:
- the NKIRAS2 gene encoding NF-kappa-B inhibitor-interacting Ras-like protein 2 isoform X2, whose translation is MGTMWSMLSVTHLHPPHAVFSAGSEMIETQEDIYVGSIETDRGVREQVRFYDTRGLRDGLELPKHCFSCTDGYVLVYSTDSKESFKRVELLKKEIDKSKDKKEVTIVILGNKCDLQEQRRVDHEAAQQWAKGEKVKLWEVSVADRRTLIEPFTYLASKMTQPQSKSAFPLSRKNKGSGSMDG
- the NKIRAS2 gene encoding NF-kappa-B inhibitor-interacting Ras-like protein 2 isoform X1, which produces MGKSCKVVVCGQASVGKTSILEQLLYGNHVVGSEMIETQEDIYVGSIETDRGVREQVRFYDTRGLRDGLELPKHCFSCTDGYVLVYSTDSKESFKRVELLKKEIDKSKDKKEVTIVILGNKCDLQEQRRVDHEAAQQWAKGEKVKLWEVSVADRRTLIEPFTYLASKMTQPQSKSAFPLSRKNKGSGSMDG